A region from the Streptomyces lydicus genome encodes:
- a CDS encoding MFS transporter has product MCAAAADGGGAVPAPDPAPESGRQSLAPLLAVCAGYFMVILDVTIINVAVPVVGRELSASLTGIQWITDGYTLVFAGFLLTGGALGDRLGNRRIFCTGVVVFTASSAACALAPSAPFLIAARLVEGLGAALIVPGSLALLQQAYPAAAARSRAFGLWGSMAGIAASAGPLLGGLLVSTAGWRWVFLINLPVGLACLVLTLRQVAPSPRRAGRVLDWPAQCLVVTAVALLTAALNEAGRRGWSDPVVLTGLGLSVTAVVALVARERLARSPALPPRMFRSPAMSGGALIGLLFNFGFYGMVFTASLDFQHQRGYSALGTGVALFPAVAMTMFASVLSGRLTRATGDRPLVVCGMLLAALGLAGWAAAGAAPAYPLLVLPMMAAGFGTSFALTGSTTTVMGAAPETYSGTASALFNTTRQIGSATGVALGGTLLATAADYNAGTRLSMAIGALAYLTAAGLAWRCVPARPGRSQRSKRPA; this is encoded by the coding sequence ATGTGCGCGGCGGCAGCCGACGGCGGCGGGGCCGTACCTGCTCCGGATCCGGCGCCGGAGTCCGGGCGGCAGTCCTTGGCGCCGCTGCTGGCGGTGTGCGCCGGGTATTTCATGGTGATCCTGGACGTGACGATCATCAACGTCGCCGTCCCGGTGGTGGGCCGGGAGCTGTCGGCCTCGCTCACCGGCATTCAGTGGATCACCGACGGGTACACCCTGGTTTTCGCCGGGTTTCTGCTGACCGGCGGGGCGCTGGGCGACCGGCTGGGGAACCGCCGGATCTTCTGCACGGGCGTGGTCGTGTTCACCGCGTCCTCGGCCGCGTGCGCGCTCGCGCCGAGTGCCCCGTTCCTGATCGCCGCCCGGCTGGTGGAAGGACTCGGCGCGGCGCTGATCGTGCCCGGATCCCTGGCGCTGCTCCAGCAGGCCTACCCGGCAGCCGCCGCACGCTCACGGGCCTTCGGGCTATGGGGCTCGATGGCGGGTATCGCGGCGTCCGCCGGGCCGTTGCTGGGTGGACTGCTGGTCTCCACCGCGGGCTGGCGATGGGTGTTCCTGATCAATCTGCCGGTCGGCCTGGCCTGCCTGGTATTGACGCTGCGGCAGGTCGCACCCTCGCCCCGCCGCGCCGGCCGGGTCCTGGACTGGCCGGCACAATGCCTGGTCGTGACGGCGGTGGCACTGCTGACGGCCGCCCTCAACGAGGCCGGACGTCGCGGCTGGTCCGATCCGGTCGTTCTCACGGGGCTGGGCCTGTCCGTCACGGCGGTCGTGGCCCTGGTGGCGCGCGAGCGGCTGGCCCGGTCCCCCGCCCTGCCACCGCGCATGTTCCGGTCACCTGCGATGAGCGGCGGAGCCCTGATCGGCCTGCTGTTCAACTTCGGCTTCTACGGCATGGTGTTCACCGCCAGCCTGGATTTCCAGCACCAGCGCGGCTACAGCGCCCTCGGCACCGGCGTGGCCCTCTTCCCGGCGGTGGCGATGACCATGTTCGCCTCTGTCCTGTCCGGGCGGCTGACCCGCGCGACCGGCGATCGTCCGCTGGTGGTCTGCGGCATGCTCCTGGCGGCCCTGGGGCTGGCGGGCTGGGCCGCGGCAGGAGCCGCCCCGGCCTACCCGCTGCTGGTGCTCCCGATGATGGCCGCGGGCTTCGGCACCTCTTTCGCCCTCACCGGCTCGACCACCACCGTGATGGGCGCCGCGCCCGAGACGTACTCGGGGACCGCCTCCGCGTTGTTCAACACCACCCGCCAGATCGGCAGCGCCACCGGCGTTGCACTGGGCGGCACCCTGCTCGCCACCGCCGCCGACTACAACGCGGGAACGCGCCTGAGCATGGCCATCGGCGCGCTCGCCTACCTGACGGCCGCAGGCCTCGCGTGGCGGTGCGTACCGGCAAGGCCCGGAAGGTCGCAGAGGAGCAAACGGCCTGCCTGA
- a CDS encoding DUF4142 domain-containing protein: protein MMKSHARNARQPAGRGRVITVTVALIAVIATVSVWLAQRNNSADASVSAHLPAAEAGPAAPEAGNTGAVTALDKTFLTKVRQAGLWEMPAGRLAQTHASSEAIKRAGMHLLEGHSKLDQLAREDSAALNVPIPDQATAEQQGWLNQLKNAQGRAFDQLFVDLLRASHGKIFITIGEVRAATKNTLIRWLATQTNNTVQDHMDVMEDTGLVKDSTLDDVASTIPK from the coding sequence ATGATGAAGTCTCATGCTCGAAATGCCAGGCAGCCGGCCGGCCGCGGCCGGGTGATCACCGTCACCGTCGCTCTCATAGCGGTCATCGCCACCGTATCCGTGTGGCTCGCCCAGCGAAACAACTCCGCCGACGCATCGGTCTCCGCACACCTCCCGGCCGCAGAGGCCGGCCCGGCCGCCCCTGAGGCAGGTAACACGGGGGCAGTCACGGCACTGGACAAGACGTTCCTCACCAAGGTCCGGCAGGCCGGGTTGTGGGAGATGCCGGCCGGACGGCTCGCGCAGACGCATGCTTCGAGCGAAGCCATCAAACGTGCCGGTATGCATCTGCTCGAAGGGCACAGCAAACTCGACCAGCTGGCCCGTGAGGACTCCGCTGCGCTGAACGTGCCGATCCCCGACCAGGCCACCGCCGAACAGCAGGGCTGGCTCAACCAGCTGAAGAACGCCCAGGGCCGCGCCTTCGACCAGCTCTTCGTGGACCTTTTGCGGGCCTCGCACGGCAAGATCTTCATCACCATCGGCGAGGTCCGGGCGGCCACCAAGAACACCCTGATACGGTGGCTGGCGACCCAGACCAACAACACCGTCCAGGATCACATGGATGTCATGGAGGACACCGGTCTGGTCAAGGACTCCACCCTCGACGACGTCGCCTCAACCATTCCCAAGTGA